A single window of Nasonia vitripennis strain AsymCx chromosome 4, Nvit_psr_1.1, whole genome shotgun sequence DNA harbors:
- the LOC100122889 gene encoding uncharacterized protein LOC100122889 — protein MRVLLVVVSVCFVGSYADYADDIRKLQEETKRIEEYRRPCLKEVGLYADPANGITSQPASSPTIGQIFCLWACLYRKNGSIRPDGSVDEAAVRSKNPELEGPLDVIISKCENQAGENTCKLAGCLAKAHFNLLE, from the exons ATGAGAGTCTTGCTAGTCGTCGTGAGTGTATGCTTCGTTGGCAGCTATGCG GATTACGCGGACGACATCAGAAAGCTCCAAGAAGAGACGAAGAGGATAGAGGAGTACAGGAGGCCCTGTCTCAAGGAGGTCGGCCTCTACGCAG ATCCGGCTAACGGAATCACCAGCCAGCCAGCGAGTAGTCCCACGATAGGCCAGATCTTCTGTCTGTGGGCCTGTCTCTATCGCAAGAATGGATCC ATAAGACCGGATGGCTCCGTGGACGAGGCAGCCGTCCGCTCTAAAAATCCCGAGCTCGAGGGCCCGCTGGACGTGATAATAAGCAAGTGCGAGAATCAAG CTGGGGAAAATACTTGCAAGCTCGCTGGCTGTCTAGCGAAAGCTCATTTTAATCTGTTAGAGTAG